From a region of the Corythoichthys intestinalis isolate RoL2023-P3 chromosome 7, ASM3026506v1, whole genome shotgun sequence genome:
- the si:ch211-212d10.2 gene encoding Rieske domain-containing protein, with amino-acid sequence MASSPGEGDKGSVAWRHLGTASELSARKCRLVYSSVGRKSDVCLFFVKGEFFAMDARCPHSGGPLCEGDIEEADGILRVFCPWHDYDFDLRTGKSGTSLKQQVHEVKVEDGDVYIKHASFLSLQPFPAHHKS; translated from the exons ATGGCCTCATCCCCCGGAGAGGGAGACAAGGGGAGCGTCGCGTGGAGACACCTCGGCACAGCCTCGGAGCTTTCCGCCAGGAAATGCCGACTCGTGTACTCCTCCGTCGGCCGGAAGTCGGACGTGTGCCTCTTCTTCGTCAAGGGCGAGTTCTTCGCCATGGATGCCCGATGTCCACACTCCG GAGGTCCACTCTGCGAGGGGGACATCGAGGAGGCTGATGGGATCCTGCGGGTCTTTTGTCCGTGGCACGACTACGACTTTGACCTCCGGACCGGGAAATCTGGGACCTCTTTGAAG CAACAAGTGCACGAAGTCAAGGTGGAGGATGGTGACGTTTACATCAAGCACGCAAGTTTTCTCTCCCTGCAGCCGTTTCCTGCCCATCACAAGAGCTGA